tatatttttgatttgttttgtttttgtttgtttgtttgattgttttgcgtgtttttgtgtgtggtttatatattcgtagtgttaaattagccgatatgcttcaccaagcaaccgtggtcgaactaagagatcgaggggtgcctaacacctttccttcTGTCAACAGAATTCTTTAGTCGGAATCTTTATTCGCAAatcagtcttaaagagtcaaattgttttgaaaagatttttcaaaggtgacttgacacaccggattatgtcaagtgacgactctgagttttgaatgtaaaaataattctttttcgaaacaattattttcattttatcactttaataataaaaatctttcGATCCTTAAAACGAATTAtttggagtacgaaaaaggggtgtgacatctatGACAACATTTAGCGCCCGTTTGGGATTGCTGTTGCAAAACTGCTTATTTaagaaacacttttataaaatgatttttcaaaaaagtgcTTTAGAAAAAACagtttgtgtttggtaaattaatttgaaaagtgcttttgataatcaaattatgtttggataatctttttcaagaagtattttttgagacaaatgaccaaaaatgacatctatcaatagacttttattactaaaattaattttttaaatatctattataatatttttaattaattttttttatttaattaaaaagtatgtactctaaaattttcaataaatatttatatacataatttgttttgaatatgttttTACCGTTTCAATTATAAAATTAAGCAACCAAATTCATATGTATACTACCTaatgacaaatatttaaaataaaattctatctattatttgttatctttttttgatatatttttgcggtgtcaaaatttactacgaataagcagtcatcatattcatatatatatatacacacactctatattttaacaaatatatcgcttttcatgaattatttatttaaaattaaatatttaaaaaaaaatttatatgtgatgtcaaaatacaatcttgtaacgtgattcatctgtcaattattatcattaataataataaaataatttatatattttttagtaattctaatcaatgatatttttaaatttatttaaaaaaaaatgagtgaAAGTAAAATAACAATAAGTGCACTTTAAATTGATTACAATTTACAGAGCAatattttgtttcattatttgaaaaaaaacaaaaaaacttttaGCTTCCTTTCATTTTTGGATGactttttgcttttcttttcttatcttttaaaatttcaaaacacaaaattccatCTTCTTTCTCTTAAGAATCAACACTCCCATCAATTATCAAGTGCAAATTCATCAATAATTGTAGCAAGTTTTCTTATTCAAGCACAAAAAGTAAggtaataatattaattttttattaaagttatATATTGAAAAGAATGATTTTGGGAGGATTTAGGATTGAAATTTTTCCATGCTTATTGTTATTTGTTAGTAATccaaaaaatagattttagatatttttttagttctttgaTTTAGCGTCTATGAATGAACAAGTCAATATTCTTGTTGAACAACTAGAAGCTTCTAGGGTTATGACTGAAGAGCAAGGAGCCAGCTGAGAATCGGGCTTAGAATGGGGAGGAAGACCAAACAGCTCGAACCGGCGGCTAAGTCTATGAGAGAATGTGTTACTGAAAACAAACTTGTACTTGAaagtattcaaaaaaaaataaaattggcgATTTGCGGAAAGaaagtgaaaagatttggaagtCTGAAACCGAAGCTTATTTGCAGAATTTGGTTATTAAAATACGTGATTAGGTGTGTTAATCATCTTATTCTATCATTAATAAAGGTgcaatgatttttaaaattttaaactaattCTTCAAAGCTTTGTCTTACTGTTACTGTTACTCTTACGGATTCGTTAGTATTGAATGCCCAACTTAGTTGAATTTCCAataatttaagggggaaaggacatttttcaaaacaaataacCCAACTTTGAGCTTTTGGAAAAATTAGACCATTCGACccattttaatttcatttttattggCCACTTTTTGATATGGCCCGATCTGGACCCTTTGTTCagtttttctttaaaattgtttttttttttttgggcaaaaacatatatactttttaaaaaagtaattcaAAATAATTGTATATAAATAGTATAGTTGCTCTATAAGCAGTAACATAAACAAAAGGTGAGGCCAAacataataaatcaaataattaccTAATCACATATTAAGGGTGTTTCATATTCTTAGCAGACTCTTCGATCTCTTTCCTCAAAACAGCTGCTCTTCCCTCCAAATACTTAGCTTCATTCTCTGCTGGGGTCAACTTAGcttttaattgttctttaagATCTTTCACTTGTTCATCTAAAGTATGAACTTTATTATTAGCTCTATTCAAATCACCCTTCAGTTGATGAACTTTCCCAACCTCTGCAGACAAATCTCGTTGAACACCCTCCAATTGGTCCCTCAATTCATTGATTTTTTCGTTTTTCGCATTAACTTCATCATTAGCAGCCTTCAAATCACCCTTCAGTTTATGAACTTTCCCAACCTCTGCAGATAACTCTCCTTGAACACCCTCCAATTGGTCCCTCAATCAATTGATTTCTTTGTCGTATTAACTTCATCATTAGCAGCCTTCAAATCACCCTTCAGTTTATGAACTTTCTCAACCTCTGCAGACAACTCTTCTTGAACACCCTCCAATTGGTCTTTCAATCCATTGATTTCTTCGTTCCTCGTATTAACTTCATCATTAGCAACCTTCAAATCTCGTCGAACACCCTCTAATTGGTCCCTTGATTTCGTCGTTCTTGTATTGACTTTAAAACTTTTCAAATCACGGTTTAGTTGATGAACTTTCCCAACCTCTATAGACACTCTCGTTCAATACCCTCCAAATGTATTCTTTCTCATGCTCATTTTACAGTATCATAAACCGCAATAAAAATGCATCCACCTATCAGAAATCACTCTTTTTCTCTAGCTCTCAAATCCTCATAGAAAAATCCAACTACTAGTCCAGTAACCCACTGTATGATACCCACTTGATCTTGACAATTCCAATGACAAAGAATGGTTGGATGCATTTTTATTGCATTATTTAGGGCTTGCTACGATCGGTATCTGATACTATAGGATGAGCGTGAGACAAAAATACATTTGAAGGGTGTTGAACGAGTGTTGTCTGAAGAGATTGGAAAAGTTCGTCAACTGAACCGTGATTTAAAATGTGCTAAAGTTAATATGAGGAACGAAGAAATCAAAGGATTGAGGGACCAATTGGAGGTGTTCGGCGAGATTTAAAGGCTGCTAATGATGATGTTAATACGAGGAACGAAGAAATCAATGGATTGAGGGACCAATTGGAGGGTGTTCAAGAAGAGTTGTCTGCAGAGGTTGAGAAAGTTCATAAACTGAAGGGCAACTTGAAGTCCGCTAATGATGATGTTAGTACGAGGAACGAAGAAATCAATGGATTGAGGGACCAATTGAAGGGTGTTCAAGGAGAGTTGTCTGCAGAGGTTGGGAAAGTTCTTAAACTGAAGGGTGACTTGAAGGCTTTAATGATGAAGTTAATACGATGAAGAAACCAATGGATTGAGGGACCAATTGAAGGGTGTTCAAGGACAGTTGTCTGCAAAGGTTGGGAAAGTTCATAAACTGAAGGGTGATTTAAAGGCTGCTAATGATGAAGTTAATACGAGAAATGAAGAAATCAATGGATTGATGGACCAATTGGAGGGTGTTCAACAAGATTTGTCTGCAGAGGTTGGGAAAGTTCATCAACTGAAGGGTGATTTGAATAGAGCTAATAATAAAGTTCATACTTTAGATGAACAAGTGAAAGATCTTAAAGAACAACTAAAAGCTAAGTTGACCTAGCAGAGAATGAAGCTAAGTATTTGGAGGGAAGAGCACCTGTTTGAGGAAAGAGGTCGAAGAGTCTGCTAAGAATATGGAAGACCCAAATtcaagatataataataatatgtaattTTATCGGATAAGTATAATTAATGTCATATTTTTGAactacataattaatttaatgttaTTAACGATTATTCATTATTTGTCGATAAATTCTCGTAattgttaaaattttttaaagaaaaacttattttttgagGAAATAAATTTAGTAGGAACATTAACAAGTACTCCATCAAAAGAGACAACCGATTCTACAGTATTTAAACTATTACATGATTTTTACAATTCGCCAAAGACTATATATAAGacgaataatatttttatgagttttgtgaGGAGGCAATTTCTATTAATGGAacattttatttattaacaattgtATTTGGCAGTAGAACTCATTTTTAAGACTCTTCATTCGTTTTAATTTGTGTTTATcttacttttttttgtttc
The genomic region above belongs to Capsicum annuum cultivar UCD-10X-F1 unplaced genomic scaffold, UCD10Xv1.1 ctg70593, whole genome shotgun sequence and contains:
- the LOC124894148 gene encoding tropomyosin-like, producing the protein MSMRKNTFGGTTKSRDQLEGVRRDLKVANDEVNTRNEEINGLKDQLEGVQEELSAEVEKVHKLKGDLKAANDEGDLKAANDEVNAKNEKINELRDQLEGVQRDLSAEVGKVHQLKGDLNRANNKVHTLDEQVKDLKEQLKAKLTPAENEAKYLEGRAAVLRKEIEESAKNMKHP